In the Geobacter sp. FeAm09 genome, one interval contains:
- the lexA gene encoding transcriptional repressor LexA gives MTTYAAQSPKELTQRQRQVFQFIVSYSDSKGFPPSQRDIARHLNVSGTLPVMRHLDALERKGYIKRENVNRGITLTAPHGRNVSLPIVGTVRAGQLSTAIEDIQGYFSVDQVAVRGEGCFFLRVSGESMITAGIFDGDLVLVRPQKDAGNREIVVAMVDGDATVKRFFRESGHIRLQPENPDMEPIIVRPEDGEVTIVGKVIGVFRQL, from the coding sequence ATGACTACGTATGCGGCACAATCACCGAAAGAACTGACGCAACGCCAACGCCAGGTGTTCCAGTTCATCGTGTCCTATTCCGACAGCAAAGGCTTCCCGCCCAGCCAGCGGGATATCGCCAGGCACCTGAACGTGTCCGGCACACTGCCCGTCATGAGGCACCTGGATGCGTTGGAGCGCAAAGGTTATATCAAACGGGAAAACGTGAACCGGGGGATCACCCTGACGGCGCCCCATGGCAGAAACGTGTCCCTGCCTATCGTTGGCACCGTTCGGGCAGGACAACTCTCCACGGCTATCGAGGATATACAGGGATACTTTTCAGTCGATCAGGTGGCGGTCAGGGGAGAGGGCTGTTTCTTTTTGCGGGTCAGCGGCGAGTCGATGATTACCGCCGGCATCTTTGACGGCGACCTTGTCCTGGTACGCCCGCAAAAGGATGCCGGCAACCGGGAGATCGTGGTCGCCATGGTCGATGGCGACGCGACTGTCAAGCGGTTCTTTCGGGAGTCCGGCCACATCCGGCTGCAACCGGAAAACCCGGACATGGAGCCGATCATCGTTCGCCCGGAGGATGGCGAAGTTACCATCGTCGGCAAGGTGATTGGCGTCTTTCGGCAACTGTAG
- a CDS encoding ABC transporter ATP-binding protein has protein sequence MSLLEIKGIGVSYGAIKALEEIDLHIDEGEIVSLLGANGAGKTTALRAISRLLPIDRGDILFQGKSITQVPVHDVVSQGIAHVPEGRGIFPSLTVLENLNLGSWTCKRKSALPNLRREVFRIFPRLEERKSQLAGTLSGGEQQMLALGRAMMTDCRVMLLDEPSMGLSPLLVKEVFQVIREINTRGTTILLVEQNANMALKIAHRGYVLENGRIVLGGSSQELAHDPRVKEAYLGHQ, from the coding sequence GTGAGTCTGTTGGAGATCAAGGGTATCGGCGTCTCCTACGGCGCCATAAAGGCGTTGGAGGAGATAGACCTGCATATAGATGAGGGGGAAATCGTTTCCCTTTTAGGCGCCAACGGCGCCGGTAAAACCACCGCGCTGCGGGCGATATCCCGCCTGCTCCCCATTGACCGGGGGGATATCCTCTTTCAAGGGAAGAGTATCACCCAGGTGCCGGTGCATGACGTCGTGTCGCAGGGTATCGCGCACGTACCCGAAGGGAGGGGCATCTTCCCGAGCCTTACCGTGCTGGAAAACCTGAACCTGGGTAGCTGGACCTGCAAGAGGAAGAGTGCCCTTCCCAATCTGCGCCGGGAGGTGTTCCGGATTTTCCCCCGGTTGGAGGAGCGGAAGTCGCAATTGGCCGGCACGCTGAGTGGAGGCGAGCAGCAGATGCTTGCCCTTGGGCGGGCCATGATGACCGACTGCCGGGTCATGCTGTTGGACGAGCCGTCCATGGGTCTTTCGCCGCTTTTGGTGAAGGAGGTCTTCCAGGTGATCAGGGAGATCAACACCCGGGGGACCACGATCCTGCTGGTGGAGCAAAATGCCAACATGGCCCTGAAAATAGCCCATCGCGGCTACGTCTTGGAAAACGGTCGCATTGTTCTCGGCGGATCCTCGCAGGAGCTCGCCCACGACCCGCGGGTGAAGGAAGCGTACCTGGGGCACCAGTAA
- a CDS encoding ABC transporter ATP-binding protein, producing the protein MLKIENLSKSFGGLRAVDGFSLDLGAGDIQGIIGPNGAGKTTVFNLITGIYRPDTGRVVLAGDEVSGIPSDEISRRGIARTFQNIRLFGKMSVWDNIVTAFHQRMGYGLWDAVFHLPRFKSREQQVARESLAFLERFGLAERRNELAENLPYGEQRRLEIARALATDPRVLLLDEPAAGMNPTEVDGLIGLIRDIHRDFDLSILLIEHHMPVVLKLCQYVQVMDFGRTIAGGNPHEVTGDPVVIKAYLGDEEDSL; encoded by the coding sequence GTGCTTAAGATCGAGAACCTCTCCAAGTCTTTCGGCGGTCTGAGGGCGGTCGACGGCTTCTCCCTCGATCTGGGAGCGGGTGATATCCAGGGAATCATCGGTCCCAACGGTGCGGGAAAAACCACCGTCTTCAACCTGATCACCGGCATCTATCGCCCCGACACCGGCCGGGTCGTGCTCGCGGGCGACGAGGTTTCGGGGATCCCCTCCGACGAGATCTCCCGCCGCGGCATCGCCCGCACCTTTCAAAACATACGTCTTTTCGGCAAGATGAGCGTCTGGGACAACATCGTTACCGCGTTCCACCAGCGCATGGGCTACGGGTTATGGGATGCGGTATTCCACCTCCCCCGCTTCAAGAGCCGGGAGCAGCAGGTCGCACGGGAGAGCTTGGCGTTTCTCGAGCGTTTTGGGCTTGCGGAGCGCCGCAACGAGCTGGCCGAGAACCTCCCCTATGGCGAGCAGCGGCGGCTGGAGATCGCCCGGGCCCTGGCGACCGATCCGCGAGTGCTACTTTTAGACGAACCGGCGGCCGGCATGAACCCCACCGAGGTGGATGGGCTGATCGGGCTCATCCGGGACATCCACCGGGATTTCGACCTCTCCATCCTCCTGATAGAGCACCATATGCCGGTGGTTCTGAAATTGTGTCAATATGTCCAGGTGATGGATTTCGGGAGGACCATAGCAGGTGGAAACCCCCATGAGGTAACCGGCGACCCGGTGGTGATCAAGGCCTACCTGGGCGACGAGGAGGACAGCCTGTGA
- a CDS encoding branched-chain amino acid ABC transporter permease, whose translation MAEHQGKTPLNFRNVAIATFIVAALVQFLGSVGLFNNYYLHILTVIGINIILVASLNLVNGYLGEFALGHAGFMAVGAYVAALIALKLHLPVLLRIPVSLAGGALAAGVIGYLVGRVTFKTVGDYLAIITLGFNMIIVNAIQNIDYLGGPRGLTAIPKGTDLATVALCTVLSYWILRNLVDSVYGRMWLCIRENAIAGELIGIDVNRVKNLAFTVAATFAGLAGGLYAGYQQFITPKSFDYLKTTDILVMLYLGGMGSLSGSILGVVAYTLLMELLRNILGLIAPQLADLRMLLSPLILVFIMLTRQYGLMGNREWRWLMPDRKQTGGEGA comes from the coding sequence CGAAATGTCGCCATCGCCACGTTCATTGTCGCGGCTTTGGTGCAGTTTCTGGGCAGTGTCGGCCTCTTCAACAACTATTACCTGCACATTCTCACCGTGATCGGGATCAACATCATCCTGGTGGCGAGCCTCAACCTGGTCAACGGCTATCTGGGCGAGTTTGCCCTGGGACATGCCGGTTTCATGGCGGTGGGCGCCTACGTCGCCGCGCTGATCGCCCTGAAGCTGCATCTGCCCGTCCTGTTGCGCATCCCGGTTTCCTTGGCGGGCGGAGCCCTCGCGGCGGGAGTCATCGGCTATCTGGTAGGGCGGGTCACCTTTAAGACCGTGGGGGATTACTTGGCCATCATCACCCTCGGCTTCAACATGATCATCGTGAATGCCATCCAGAACATCGACTACCTGGGAGGACCCCGTGGTCTAACCGCGATTCCCAAGGGAACCGACTTGGCGACGGTGGCCCTATGCACGGTGCTCAGCTATTGGATCCTGCGCAACCTGGTAGATTCGGTCTACGGCCGGATGTGGCTGTGCATCCGGGAGAACGCCATCGCCGGCGAGCTGATCGGGATCGACGTGAACCGGGTCAAGAACTTAGCCTTCACCGTCGCCGCCACCTTCGCCGGTCTGGCCGGGGGGCTCTACGCCGGGTACCAGCAGTTCATCACGCCGAAGAGCTTCGATTACCTGAAGACCACGGACATCCTGGTCATGCTCTACCTGGGAGGCATGGGAAGCCTTTCCGGCTCCATCCTGGGGGTCGTGGCTTACACCCTCCTCATGGAGCTGCTACGCAACATCCTCGGCCTCATCGCGCCGCAGTTGGCGGACCTGCGCATGCTCTTAAGCCCCTTGATCTTGGTGTTCATCATGCTGACCCGCCAGTACGGCCTCATGGGAAACCGCGAGTGGCGCTGGCTCATGCCGGATCGGAAACAGACGGGAGGGGAAGGTGCTTAA